One genomic window of Salvelinus alpinus chromosome 17, SLU_Salpinus.1, whole genome shotgun sequence includes the following:
- the LOC139542683 gene encoding NADH dehydrogenase [ubiquinone] 1 beta subcomplex subunit 11, mitochondrial-like, with protein sequence MKRPNNSGAGSTRQCCPVKMLARLSRFGPALTRFRTNPAFGARFVSQSPPSGAAGSATVSDLQPSRAKESHGHAEVSAFEKNRDYHGFSQDPVVDEWNMRMAFFFGISMAIVVGGTFIHYLPDHGMRQWARREAERLITQREAAGLPLMEENYYDPSKIVLPGAGEE encoded by the exons ATGAAAAGGCCAAACAATTCCGGTGCCGGGTCAACacgacagtgttgccctgtcaAAATGCTCGCCCGGTTGTCACGGTTTGGGCCTGCCTTGACCCGTTTTCGCACAAATCCGGCGTTTGGGGCTCGGTTCGTATCGCAATCTCCACCCTCGGGTGCTGCTGGTTCGGCCACTGTGTCGGATTTGCAGCCTTCACGTGCCAAGGAAAGTCATGGACACGCAGAGGTCAGCGCGTTCGAGAAG AATCGAGATTATCATGGGTTCTCTCAGGATCCTGTCGTTGACGAGTGGAACATGAGGATGGCCTTCTTCTTTGGCATCTCTATGGCTATTGTGGTTGGGGGTACCTTCATCCACTATTTACCAGACCATGG TATGAGGCAGTGGGCCAGGAGGGAAGCAGAAAGGTTGATCACACAGAGGGAGGCTGCAGGTCTTCCTCTTATGGAGGAGAACTACTATGACCCAAGCAAGATTGTGCTACCAGGAGCCGGAGAGGAGTAG